The DNA sequence ctttctCCTGCGGTTTCTTGGTTTCCAAGGGAGATCAGAGGATGGGGATGACAGAACAAGGCCACTTTCTTAGCCAATAACACCATACCATTTCGAAAACATTCAGCTCGCTTTCTCTGAGCTGTCTTTTCCAGAAGCAAAATGATGTACTACTGACTGCAAGAAAACATTGACAAACACTCGGTGCACATTTTGCAGGTCGTCATGTGGATGATTCCCAATTTATGAGTACTTCGCTGGGTCTTGTAATTTTGAAGCCGGCACTTAAAGGATCTGTTCTTCGGACGATTTACCTGTGGGAAGTGGAAAGTGGATGCCCCGAGAGGAAGGAAGAATATACAGGTGTTCATATTTGATCAGATCTGCTGATACCATTTTTGAGGAAGGCCATGCTGGTTGACTTTATGTTCCTCTGCCCTGTGTAGGTTGTGCTTCTGCTAAGCTTCTCAGGAAACTAGAATCGTGAAGAAAGGAACTTTCAAGGTATGACTGGATCACTCTGAATTAGTTTTGTTTTCTGAAACCTTAGCTTCATCTTGAAGTTTTTCCTTTCATCTCCTGCTACCATTTTTTGCAGTTGTTTTACTACTATTATTATGGATGTTTACTAGTGATAGATAGCctgtgatattatatatatatatatatatatatatatatatatatatatatatatatatatatatatatatatatataagggcatCTTGGCAACTATTTATTAGCTGATAAATAACCTGCACAATTGGAATGCATTTCTAATTGTGGTGGCCGTGCAGCAACCATCTCTTAACTTGCTTTTGATTTGCTTTCCATTTCATTGCTCTTTATTGGCTTCTAGTTTCTAGTTTTGGACAGATTAGTGAAAACCTTTAAGTGGCCGGCTGGAAGATTTGTGTGTTTTTTTGCTTGTCAGAACCATTTCTTTGACATTCATACACTAGGAAGAAAATTAGCTTCAAGGTTCGGTGTTTGGTGCAGAAAGTAAGTAAACTATATAAGGACAACCGCAGGGTAACATGGGACCTTATGTTCCAGTTTTTTTTTGAAGTAAAATTATATTAGCTAAACCATAGAATTACAATGAGAGctctgtagatcaaatcataaaaaaatgacCAACTGAGAGGTCCACTCTCATTTATCATATGTTTCTAGTCAATTAGTAGTCTTAGTCTTTTCTCTATATACATACGGGAGACATAAAAAAAGAATCAAAACACCTAAGGATATGTCAGATATCTTTAACCAATTTTTTTATCACCCAAGGGGTGAGAACAGTCTTGCATAAATATCTGTGTTCGACTCCACATGAATCATGTTGACTTGATCCCAAGTAATGATTTGCAAATTATCCTTGATAGCAGTCACCTCATAATTAGAGGATACTCCCCTTTTTAACATACCTGCATTGAGCAAAAAGAGATCtgctcatattatttttttaaataaacccTACTCCTCCATTATCCGTATCCATAATAGAATTATCGTAATTAAGTTTCACCCATCTTGTTTGAGACATACTTCAAAATATTTGCCTTTGAACTTGCCCTTACTTGTTCCCATCATAGTGTTTTGCCATGAGTCAGGACTATTGCAATGACCTTATAGATCATATCATGCACAATGTAAACTTATACTTAGAAACAAACTCATTCCTAACCCTCCTCCACAACCCAATATTAATCCACTCACCCTCATGTCATGCAAGAAaagaatcgaaaaacacattagtGCAAAgaagtaataaaaataataatgagaaATCGACTCAAGCTCCAAATGATAACAAAGACAACTCAGTATAGCATGCACCAAGCTAGCCTACCTAGTCTGTCGATCATAAGAAGGTGGCGATATAGAAGTTTTCAATAAAATATCCATACCCTAAGCAGAGTGGTAACTTCCATAATCTACACCATCCGTCCTCATGCAGCACAAAATCACCCCTCTAGCAATGCATATATCAATAAGCAAACTTATATGAAATAAAACTTTTTTTTGTCAAGTTTCTAGAGCAAAAAAACATCATGTGACACAAGAGCATGATACAATTGACATATTTCCTTGGATAGGGTACACCTAAACAGGAACTCTAACTTATGCAAATTCAACGAGTCATTCTGAAACAAATATGAAACTATACATAGGTGTTCTAACTTAATAACATTACAAAATGTGGGCTTCAAAGAAATCAACCAATCTAAAACCCAAGGATCCGAAAAAGCTCTAATTATGAAACATTATACACAAACATagaaaaatcatcatataattttttaaaagcggTTAAAATAATCTCCAACTCTAACTATCTATAAGAGAAATGCAAGttccaatgatcaacacaactataCTTAACCTTAACAACCTCAACCCATGAATTCTCATCTCTTATTAAGCCTTAACAAGCTCTCAAAGTTgttcaaatattataaaatactCATCCCTTGTTAAGCAAATTTCATAAGGTGAAGGTCCTCAATGCCTAAGACCCCATCATTCTTAGGAAAAGTGACGACGAAGAAGGAGATGTAAGCCACGAGAGTTCTCACCATTTCCCTTAAAAAATTTTCTAACAAATCTCATAACCCTATTAAGCATAACATTCGACGTCCATTAGACACGTAAGAAATAAAGAGGAATGGAGTTCAACACATAATTAATTAGAACCATACAACCAGCTTGCGATAAATAAGTCCATTGCTAACTCTCAATCCTATCAATAATAGGTTGCACTAAACTAGAaagttaaaatttattaattcttCTAAGAGAAATAGGAGGAGTACCAAATACTTACAAGGAAAAGACCTTGCTTACAAACATCCCTCCTAACACCTCCGTACTATTCAGGAAGAAAacatcatatttaaaaaaatcattcctTTAATTAGTAAGTTTCTCataaagatgaaaaataatttttatagtatCACACAATGCTTGTTAGCCCTAAAGCAAagaaggatatcatccacatagatGAGgtgataaattttaaattttcttttaaaattaaaGAGAGTGATGATAAGCTTATTATCATAAGTATCATTAAACATGAAAGTAAGGATCTGGATAACCAAAATACAATGATAAGATGATATCGAATTATGTCTAATCTCATGCTCACCCCTGAAGAAGGTTAATAACCGGTTATTAATAATATATACAAAAGAAAGAGAGGGGATATATGTGGATATCcgattctgatttaaaaattagCTATATTTAGCATCATAATGATAACATCCCATGAAAGATGCCTTCTCAAGATCTAATTTAGTCATAACAAGTCATGACCTATCCTTAAAGTTATACATAGAGTGGGCCACTTTCTTGACCACCAAGATATTATTATAGATAGATCTATCTAAAATAAAAGCATATCATTCTTTAGAAGTAAAAGAGTCCGCACAAGACTTTGAGTTTGTTAGCAACGACTTTAGAAAGAATGCAATAGTTCATATTGTAAAGAGACATAGGTTGAAAGTTATCTCCTTATGATTGTTGATAttcgaaataaaaataataaaatttttagtCCAATCAAAGGAAAGCACAACATGATCAAAGAAATCCTAGAAGGCCTACATCATGGAATCAAAGATAATATCAGAATCTATAGAACTCCATAGTCAAACTATAAGTTTAAGATTTTTCCCCAAACCCAAAAAATTGATTGTCTCCCAAATTTCATTATGATTATCAAATTATAGAACCAGAGATACCAAAGAAATACCCCAATGAAGAAAGATCGATCAAGCTAGACGAGGCATAGTGATGTAGGGGTGAGTAGTGTGGCATGTGGTAAGCAAAAATAAAGGGTGTAGTGAGAGATGATGATGTCAAAGAGATTGGGAAAGATAAGTGATAGCAATCAGGATGTTAATTCATCTTCCCAACCATAACTTGATTAACTATTTGAATAGCTTGAGTAATGATTTAATAAATCTAGACAAGCAAGTGTAAAATAACTAAGTAAATGACATAAGAGGGTTAGAAGGCTCACTTCGGGTGGAAGAGTTGGAAATGAAGTATACCAAGAGCTAGTCATAAACAAGATACAATCAAAGAACTGGATTAATCCTATTCTCCAAGTTAATACATTACTTAAGCTTTGAGGCAATGAACATTTCTTCTATAAATAACCCATAACATAGCTGAAAAGGATCTAATATTCTTAGTCCTAGATGATAAAATGATGGTTGAGTGGATGACGTAGTAGAAGAGGTTGTGCTTAGGGTGATGGTTATTGATGGAGGCTACATTGACGGTGATTGATGGCTGATGTTGTGACTCCTTTTGGTAGTGGTGTTGCATCTATGATAGTGATGGTGTTGTTATGATGGTTAAAGACAAAGGAGAAGGGTGATAGAGAGAATgagggaaagaggaagaagatAGAGTAGGGCCTCTTATCCATATGGAATCTCTCCTCACTTACACATCTCACCGTGGCTACAAGCTCTCAGTTCTTCAATTCTTCAATTCTTCATTCATTAACTCCAAAATATAGGGTTTACAATGCTTTTATAAGAATAGATATTTCTTGAATGAGTATCATATGTCTGTCTTCTGGAAGAGAAGTGTGTCGGGATCCATATAATGGAGATAGATGTTCATCGTTACATGAATGTCACATACTCCTTTCTAAAAGAGATGAGGTTAGGGATTCATAGAATAAAGCCATATCTCCACTCCAAGATCTCCTATCATATGTACCTTAAGATATATGTATAATATCTTCTTTGATGACCCTATACAAGCTCAAGCTCAAAATCTAATACAAATGGATCTCATGCCTAAACCATACTCAatctaataagaaaataaaataagtatAGATTTTGTCCCCCACTGAAGCAAGATAATAAGAGCAAGATCGTCATTGTTGAGAACACTCGAAATAGATCATAGTGTTTCAAAGTGGTCATCTAGATTATAGTAGATTTTATATGAGTTTAAATGTTAGGTTATCATCGAGATGATCCATTCACCTAGATGGCAACAAAGTAGCTTCAAGAGTAGTCAAGCGCTCTTCGAATATTTGATATTGTTATTCATAACAAACTAGGTGAGCTTCCATAACCTCAAGTTTAACATTGATTTGAGCCAACACTTATGTAACCTGATCTAAATATAACATAGGTTGTCTCAGGTTGATAAACTTATTTGGTTGGTAAGAGATTCTACTATATGTAGTTATATAGGTAGAATGTGTGCAATATGGGATGTTAGGATAGTGTTGAGATTTTAAGGTGTTTAGGTAGGATGTAGGTGGTATTTTTGGCTAAAATATTTGAGGATGGTTCTTAACTTAGAGGGCTACAAGTGAGTTGAATTTTGGCATATTTGAAAATGTCTAggtatgaaaaataaataaaataatattaaataaaaattaaaaaatattgaaaGTAAATGATGATGCAAGGAAGTAAAATAAATAgtataagaaacaaaaaaataattgggCTAATTTGTTTTGATACCAATATGATATGATATAGGGATGAGTAGTGTGGTGTGCGATGAGCAAAACTAAAAGGTGTAGTGAGAGATGATGATGTCAAAGAGATTGAAAAAGATAAGTGGTAGTAGTAAGGATGCTAACTCATCTTTTCAACTGACTTGATTAATTTTTTGATTAACTTGACCAATAATTTAATGAATTAGATAAGTAAGTATAAAATAACTAAGTAAAGAAAGCAAGAGAGGTTAGAAGGCTCACTTTAGGTGGAAGGATCGCAAATGAATAAAGTATACCTAAGAGTTAGTCCTAAACAAGATACAATCAAGGTGTTGGGTTAATCTTATTCCCGTATTAATATATCACGTAAGCCTTGAGGGCAAGGAACATTCATCTTGCAAACAATCCTTAACATAATTGAAAGGGATCTAATGCCCTTAGTCCTAGATGGTGAAGCAGTGGTTGAGTGGATGATGCGGTAGAAGAGGTGGCAAATATGATGGTGGTTATCGATGAGGGCTACGTTAACGATTCGTGACTTATGTTGTAGCTGCTTTTGATAGTGGTCTTGTTAACATAATGGTTATGATCCTTTTGTGATGGTTGAAGACGAAAGAGAAGGGTGACGGGGAGAAGGTTTAACATCAGATTAGTCTCATATCGGAAGTagataagactaagattgacttataaggatctgatgagtatattattattaattttaacttaaatattttgtttaGTGATTTGAGTCAAATAAAATTAATGGGTTAGTTAGCTCATAATGTTTCAATCGATTCTAAAATCCGCGGATCATTTATCCTTTCTTGCACAATAGCGTGAAGGCACTGAGTACGAGAGAAGAAAAGCATCGGAACACAGATTATCTGCGTAATTTTCAATAGGTGACCAGAGATGCATGACTTTATTTCCTTATTTCTTTTACACGAGGAGATATAACTAATAAACTATATGAATATGTCTCTATTTAACTTGATATTTGATCTTAACTCAAAACTCGTATTGAAAATTTATTTCGTCCGTAACATTCATAATAATGATGGATGTGAAAGTCCTGAGTGTACTGGAAATTCACTTTGTTGAGTTAGCCTACTACACAAGTTGCTTCGAGGTTTATTATTATATACATTATGGCGTTCTATTTTTCCTATAGGAAgagataatgaaaaaaaaaaatcttataaacTCATGCATTTTTTTTATAGATAGTACAAAATCTTCGCCAATAGTTCCACGGTATGTAGTTGCCTTCCAAGCCATTCTAACCTGCACCTTCATATGGATGCAGATTCATATTTGTCACTGAATAAAGAACATATCAGATAATAATAAGATTAGCATTGATGTGTTTCATATGGACATTCCAGATTCTATGATGCTGAGGCCATGAATGTGATTGCCActgcataatatatatattatgacaggAAATTTACTATCATGATCTCTCGATCGTTTTCTGCAGATGAGTAATGATAGTGAGGCTCCGAAGAACAATGCCTCCGGCAGTGACAACAATTTGGATTCAACCTCGAGATATGTTTTTACCTGGAATGGCACCCTCAAAATCTTAGCACATCAAGCATCAGTGTACGGAGTAGCTGCTGGTTACTGCATCTCTGCATCCCTGCTCTCCATCATCAACAAGTGGGCGGTCATGGAGTTCCCATACCCGGGCGCCTTAACAGCCCTGCAGTACCTCACCAGCGTCCTCGGCGTCCTGCTCTGCGGCTGGCTGAAGCTTGTGGAGCACGACTCCCTCAACCTCAAGACCATGTGGAGGTTCCTCCCCGCTGCCTTCATGTTCTACGTCTCCATATTCACCAACAGCGAGCTCCTCCTCCATGCCAACGTCGACACCTTCATCGTCTTCCGCTCCGTCGTCCCCATATTCGTGGCCGTCGGGGAGACCCTCTTCCTCGAGCAGCCATGGCCGTCGCTCAAGACGTGGGCTTCCCTGGCCACCATCTTCGGGGGCAGCGTCCTCTACGTGCTCACGGACTACCAGTTCACCGTGACCGCCTACGCCTGGGCCGCCGCCTACCTCGTCAGCATGTCCATCGACTTCGTCTACATCAAGCACGTCGTCATGACCATCGGCCTCAACACCTGGGGGCTGGTGCTGTACAACAACCTGGAGGCGCTGCTGCTGTTCCCGCTGGAGCTGCTGGTGATGGGCGAGCTGAACCAGATGAAGAGCGCCGTCTCCGACGGGACGAACCGGTTCTCCATCGGCGTGGTGCTGCCGGTGGCGTTGTCGTGCTTGTTCGGCCTGTCCATATCCTTCTTCGGGTTCTCCTGCCGGAGGGCGATCTCCGCAACGGGATTCACGGTGCTTGGCATAGTGAACAAGCTGCTGACGGTGGTGATCAACCTGATGATCTGGGACAAGCATTCCACCTTCGTCGGAACCGTTGGCCTCCTCATCTGCATGCTCGGAGGCGTCCTCTACCAGCAGTCCACCACCAAGCCGAAGAAAGCAGAAACCGAGGGCAAGGCCGCCGTCACCGATGACGAGGAGCAGCAGCGGCTGCTGGAACTGCAGGCTACTGCCGAGAAGGATTCAGCCGCCAAGCATGCTATGGCAGTGAACCCAAAATGATGGGATGATTCATGTTTAATCCTGCCAGGACAGGGACACAGTTGCTGAGAACTCAATTCATTTCCATTCCATGAAAAGAAGTGAGGTTTGAGAACAAAGCCAGTGTCACATCACAATTGGCATTACTGGCCCATAAAATGATACATTGGTTCCGGAATTTGCTAACTAGTTAGATTTACCTTTTGTTCGTGTAGCTTTCTGTGCCTCGAAACCACCCCCTCGGCTACCATTCAAAAAGCAAGCAATCAAAGAAGCCAGGCAGCAATAAAGATCAAAAAGAAAAACACCAGCCATAATAACATGAGAATTGAATCTCAAGTAAAAATTCACTtttaaagggaaaagaaaaagcaATCACAACTAGATGTTTCTTGTCTCATCACCCTGACACTTTCTTATACATTTGGATGCAAAGTTGTACATGCTTAAAGAGTCTTTACCACATACATATTTGCAAACAAGGTTCCACTAGAACAGCCACATGCATAGGAGTTACAGGATCCAGGAAGAGCATCAATTTCCCCCATTGCCAAACAGGTAACCCAGGGAAGAACCACCACCGGGAGCAGCATGCACCTTGGTCGAAGGTCGATCCTGTATAATTAAAATTTCACGATTAGTTCTGCAAGGACAAAGAACAAGTAGCACAAAACAATACCACTTTTAACTGGTCACAAGAGAGAAACaagttggtatatatatatatatatatatatataatgtataatcCCATTAGTGGGGTCAGATCATACCAACTATTATATCACCAAAAATAATATATGTATTACATTTTACAAAACTAAGAGtctcaataatttttttgtaTACCTTTTGGAATATGATGAAATCATATATCATTTAAAATCCACAACAATCATTAGATATTTTCATATAAATTCAGATAATATAAATAGAAAATGCTTAAAAACAACAAATGACTATATAATCATGTGCTTTtctaaaccatatatatatatatatatatatatatatatatatatatatatatatatatatatatatatatatatatatatatatatatatatataatggtatGAGCTGTCTTACTGCTTTAGGACGAGCAGTCACTTGTTACAAGGAACTTAAATGGACAAGGAAAGCTTTTCACCAGCTTTTTGCCCAGTGGTAATCACGGATTGGACATGTTCCTATTGCCATCACCTTGTTCGTGACTTGCTGGCCTTTGATACTTCAACAAGGCATCATAACAAAAGCACAAACTATAGAAGCAGAGTAGGAAAAAATTGATGGATTAAGATAAACACTATTTACATGCCTAAACTCGAATGCAGGATACACTTATTAAGCATCTCATATGCTAACAATTATTAAAGACTTCAATCTTGTGAATGCATAACAAGACCTCTCTCTTGCTAACAATATATTACATCCAGAAGCATATAACATCTGCATACCAGTGCATATGCTTCACCAGACATGATCAACTACATGCCATTCATGCTGGCACTGCATGTTCTCCTGCTGTAACAGAACAAAACTAGTCTTTTATTCCAAAAGTCAATCATAAAGAGTGTCATCGCTACCTTCGAAGCAATTCTATCATAAGAATGCATCAGATAGAAGTAAATCTAGTGTGACAAGTCCTGAAGGCATGAGAATCAGCACAGCCTAATGATTTACATATTCAACTTAACAATCaaacatttttttattaattctaCCTAAGGTCAACAAATGCCATACATAGATGGAGAAGAATTCAGGATGAGAAAATTGCAAGAGTTATTTTAATGATCATGCAAGTCCACTTAGAGTCAATAATAAGTACATTCTTCTGAAGCAGAAATGAAGAGTTCAATACTGTGAAGGAAGCAATGCTGAATTGAGAGAAAGAAGTGGgtcctttttattttaaataatttgataGTCATACTTATATCTAAACAGCTAACAGATAAGGATGTGCACAACAATTTCAGATGCAGATGCAAAAAATATTTTGGTAA is a window from the Musa acuminata AAA Group cultivar baxijiao chromosome BXJ2-1, Cavendish_Baxijiao_AAA, whole genome shotgun sequence genome containing:
- the LOC103999497 gene encoding GDP-mannose transporter GONST3; its protein translation is MSNDSEAPKNNASGSDNNLDSTSRYVFTWNGTLKILAHQASVYGVAAGYCISASLLSIINKWAVMEFPYPGALTALQYLTSVLGVLLCGWLKLVEHDSLNLKTMWRFLPAAFMFYVSIFTNSELLLHANVDTFIVFRSVVPIFVAVGETLFLEQPWPSLKTWASLATIFGGSVLYVLTDYQFTVTAYAWAAAYLVSMSIDFVYIKHVVMTIGLNTWGLVLYNNLEALLLFPLELLVMGELNQMKSAVSDGTNRFSIGVVLPVALSCLFGLSISFFGFSCRRAISATGFTVLGIVNKLLTVVINLMIWDKHSTFVGTVGLLICMLGGVLYQQSTTKPKKAETEGKAAVTDDEEQQRLLELQATAEKDSAAKHAMAVNPK